Sequence from the Enhydrobacter sp. genome:
GCACAAGAAGCTCACTGCCGAACGCAAGGATCTCAAGGCGCTGCTGAAGGACGAGAAGATGCAGTGGCAGTCAATCGCCGAGGAAGTGAAGGAGACGCAGAAGAAGTTTGGCGCCAGAACCGCGCTGGGCAAGCGCCGCACCGAGCTCGCCGACGCGCCGCTCGAGATCGAGCATACCATCGAGGATTTCGCCGAGCGCGAGCCGGTGACGATCGTGCTGTCGGACAAGGGGTGGGTTCGCGCCGCCAAGGGCCATCTCGACGAGAAGGCGGCGAGCGATCTCAAGTACAAGGAAGGCGACCAGTCGAAGTTCGTCGTCCACGCGCAGTCGACCGACAAAATCCTGGTGTTCGGCAGCAACGGTCGCTTCTACACACTGGGCTGCGACCGCCTGCCGGGCGCGCGTGGCCATGGCGAGCCGATCCGACTCATGATCGAGCTCGGCAACGAGCAGGAGATCGTGGCGCTCGCGGTCTTCAAGGGCGGACGCAGGTTCCTCGTCGCGTCGGACGCCGGCCGCGGTTTCGTGGTGCCCGAGGACGAGGTCTTGGCGCAGACCAAGAACGGCAAGCAGGTGCTGAACCTCGCCGACAAGGAGAAGGCGCAGGCCTTCGCGGTCGTCCCCGACGGCGCCGATTCGATCGCCGCCCTCAGCGAGGGCCGCAAGCTGCTGATCTTCCCCCTCGAGCAGGTGCCCGAGATGGCGAAGGGCAGGGGCGTGCTGCTGCAGAAATCCAAGGCCGACCGCCTGTCCGACGCACAGGCATTCGTGCTCGCGGACGGACTGCCGTGGGGCAATCGGGTGATTCCGGCGGTGGAGCTGAAGTTCTGGCGGGGCGAGCGGGCCCAGGCCGGTCGTATGCCGGAAAAGGGCTGGCCTCGCGCCAGGCGTTTCCGGGACTAGGCGATGGATCTCCCCCTGATCCTGAAGGCCGCGCTGATCGGCGTCATCGAGGGCCTGACAGAGTTCCTGCCGGTCTCGTCGACCGGGCACATCATCCTGGCGGCCGAGGTGCTGCAGTTCGAAGGGCCGCCCGGCAAGGTCTTCGAGATCGTCATCCAGCTTGGCGCCATACTCGCCATCTGCTTCCTCTACAGGGTCAAGATCTGGCAGACGTCGATGGGCGTCGTCGCTCGCGACCGTCGGGCGATGCGCTTCGCCGGAGCGGTTCTGCTGGCCTTCCTGCCGGCCGCCATCGTCGGCGTCTTCGCCCACAAGTACATCAAGACCGTGCTGTTCAGTCCGCTCGTCGTCGCCGTCTCGCTGATCGTGGGTGGTGTCATCATCCTGATCGTCGAGCGCTACGCCCAGCGCCCGCGCATGAAGTCGGTCGACGAGATCGATTTCAAGACCGCGACCTTCATCGGTATCTGTCAATGCCTCGCCATGATTCCCGGCGTGTCGCGGTCCGGCGCCACCATCATGGCCGCGCGGGCCTTTCGCGTGGATCGTGCGGCGGCCGCGGAATTCTCGTTCTTCCTCGCCATCCCCACCATGCTGGGAGCAACCGTCTACGACCTCTACAAGAACTGGTCGACGCTGGACTGGAGTGGCGGGGTCGTCATCGCGATCGGCTTCGTGACGGCGTTCCTGTCGTCGGCGTTGGTCGTTGGCGCGTTCGTGCGTTTCATCAGCCGGCATGGCTTCGCCGTCTTCGCCTGGTATCGGATCGCGCTGGGAGCCATCGCGCTGACGCTGCTTCTCAGCCGCTGAAATGGC
This genomic interval carries:
- a CDS encoding undecaprenyl-diphosphate phosphatase — protein: MDLPLILKAALIGVIEGLTEFLPVSSTGHIILAAEVLQFEGPPGKVFEIVIQLGAILAICFLYRVKIWQTSMGVVARDRRAMRFAGAVLLAFLPAAIVGVFAHKYIKTVLFSPLVVAVSLIVGGVIILIVERYAQRPRMKSVDEIDFKTATFIGICQCLAMIPGVSRSGATIMAARAFRVDRAAAAEFSFFLAIPTMLGATVYDLYKNWSTLDWSGGVVIAIGFVTAFLSSALVVGAFVRFISRHGFAVFAWYRIALGAIALTLLLSR